In the Candidatus Obscuribacterales bacterium genome, CTTGATGTTAGCACTAATCATTATCGCATGTGGCTTCGGCCCTAACACACCAGGCACTCTTGATGGTTGTGCCTTGATCTTTGGTTCAGCACCTTACAGAGAAAGTTCAGAGTGTGAACGTGCCTACCGTCTGTATGAGGAAGCAGTCAGGTATGGTGATGTAAGGCTTCCACTAGGAGGCTACCTACATGGACACATCTGTGCTGACATTCCTATGGAAAGTTGAGGGTCATGATATGATAAAGGTCTACCTAGGTGGATTTACTGCGTGGGCCACAGAGGATCGGTATGGCGGTGGCGTAACCAATGAGTTTGAGTTAACCCCCTCTCCAGAACCTACCTACGTGTTTGCGGCATATGACAATGGAGGTTATGAGGGGGATGCTGTAGTTATTATATCGGAAGATGGGGAAACCTTTTCTGTTGTGGAGGGGAGCCACTGCTCTTGTTACGGGTTGGAGGGCCAGTGGTCAACCACAGAACATGGTGTGGAAGAAGTACTCCGCATGTTTTGTGACCGAGAATACGGGGCTGCGAATGAATACAAAACTGAACTGGTGCAATGGCTGTTTCAGTTTAATTGATATGGCAGTTACCTATAAGAAAAGCCCCCTTGGATTTCTCCTTGGGGGCTTCTTTATTGGCAACCTTTGTCAAGACCCGCTATGAGCCTGGCACCAGTGACGGTTGATACTGGTCCACCATCTTCCAGAAGTGCGTCTGCATGTCTGTCTGATAGGGGTTGTAGTCCGTCACATAAGGCATCCTTACTTGGACTGCCGATCCCGCAACCACTCACGAGCAGCATCAGGGTCATCAGGGATAGAGTCTGCACCCTCATTGATGCGTCTCCTTGTGTCTATGTAATCTTGTATCTCCGTCTCCAGCTGGTCGATACGCTCCTGCATACGCCTTTCGGTATCCCACCGAATATACTGGATCGTTCCAAACAAAGTCAAGCCAGCAGCCAAAGCAATTGCCACAATGCGACCAACGGTTGAACCAACAAGAATCCTCATTAGCCACGTCATTTGTCACCCTTCTCAGGGGCTGTCCAGGAGGCCCAGAAGCCCACAACAGCCATGACCAAACCAACTACCATCTGCCAGTAGATGTCCTCTACAACGCCTCTTGCAGCCAGCAGGGGGCCTAGTGAAGTCATAAGGTGTCTGAACGCACCTTGAACCTTCGGGTCTTTAAGTCTTTCCACTACGACCTCCATTCAGGACTGTAACGAGGAAGTTCACGATCAACTCCCATATGCTCTTGCTGTCTTTCTCAGGCTCAACCACAGGAGTTCTGAACAGTTCCAACTCAGCCTCCCTGCGTAGAACCAAACCCCTTAAGGTCTTTCCCTTAGCCTTGTTCCACCACAGCATAGCCTCACCAGCTTTATCAGTCTCACCGGCATTAAAGAACCTCAGGGCAGAGGATTGGATGAAAGCAGGGGAACCAATGTTGTAGGATAGGGATACGAACGCCCCAAACTGGTTCTCGTTGATGGGGGCATGGATATGGGGGCGTATCTCATCGGCAAACTTCTCAAGGCCAAGGCGTAGGTATTCCTCTGCCTGAGCCTCCGTGATGGTCATACCGGCGCGAGGGGTAATCCCAAGCCCAGCCATAGCAGTGGTGCCATAACCAATGGTCCACACACCTACAGAGTCTTGGTAGGCCTCCAGACGTAACCCCTCAAACCTCTTGACCAGATCGACTGTTGCCTGGTTGATAATCATTCAATCCCATCCTTGAGGTATGCACAGGTTTCCGTGTCAGCCTCAACCTTTGTGTCGCAGGTCTTATTCTCAGACGACCACATAGCCCATATCGTAATGAGTATGAGCAGTATGTTGACCGGATCTCTCAGGTGCCTTTTAATGGTTCTGGTTGTTGCCGGTGGGGATGTCATTTCTTTCTCCCCAGAAATCCCCTTATTGACTCGATTATGAACTCCCGGTCAGAGAAGATCGAAGCAATCAAGTCAAAGACAAGATGTCCGAAAGAGGTGATAACGACTGCCCAGAACGTCTCAGACCGACCGAAGTGGTCAGCAGCATCCGCAGACAAGGTATAACCTAGCCCGGCTGAGATTACTGCGATGATAATTCTGGTGATAAGGGGCTTTTCTCTGTTACGCTCAATCACGACCAACGCACCCACAACCAGAGCAATCCAAAATTCAGTCGGCTTGCTCATTCCGATACCTTATCCATATGCCAACAATGAAATGAATCGAAGCCAATATCAAAAATGGCATTGCAGACCACAGGTTTCCAATTATGTCTCCTGTGCCTATGTTGACTTCCTTGAAGGTGTATAGGACACCGCCAGCACCATAGCCAGCGACAAACACTGTATCCTCTATGGTGTCTGCCCCTTGCCACCTTTGGTGTGAAGTCTCAAAGTAGAGATAGGCCACCAGGATAGAGAACCAGACGGGTCCACGGACAGGGAACTCACCAAACACCGCAAGGTATGCCATGCAGGCTACGGCAGCAAAAAACATGCCGAGGGCAATATGACCAGATTGGTTAGCAGCCCAACCATTCCAATCCTTCTCGAAGTTAGAGGGGATAACCCTCATCACGTCCTCCTTTCAAGCGCCCCCACGCTGTCTAGATATTCTTCAACGGTCATCCTCTTGAAGCACATCAGGTCCGTGTCCCTTGTGCAGTTGATAACCTCTACGCCTTTTCTCCTGAGTATCCCTGCTGCCTTGTCCATGCAAGTAATCCACCACTTGATCGTGGAGGGTCTGGATTGATACATACCTTGGGGGTGCCTACCAAACCAGTGATTGCCGGGATCTTTGTAGTCAAAGCCAAGCAGGACGATGTTCTTGACGCCCCACATGACCATCAGGTTGATTGCTTGGAACCCACTATTGCCACCGGAACCCACAGCATCCCCAGAGAATATGAGGTTCCTGGTCCGGTCCACATGAATTGTGTGGCAACCGGGGTGTTCATCGATGCCTATGATCCTCATGCCCGTGAAGGCTTCTGGTGCTGGTCCTTTAGTGTCCCACCACCTCTTGTCGCAAGCATACAGAACATCAGCCCAAGGGGCCAACTGGTAGGTGTCGTTGATGACCACTACCTTGTGGGTTCCCCTGAAGGCTTCTATATCTGTTTTGTTTTGGCTTGGCCCTGAAGCTGCAATAACAACAGATTCTTTAGACCAGTCGGGAAACCAATCTTGTTTCATCTCATCTAGATTACTATAGTCCAGCCTTACCTTGCATCCAAGTGGTCAGGTTAGAAATCTCGGTGCTGGTCAACTCTCTGTCGATTGCCCCGCCACCGTAGAACTTGCCTGTCATGTAGCTGGCCGGGGATGGTTCATAGAACAGCCAAATCCTGACGTTTGTGGAGATCCCGCCACGGGCTGTCCCGCTGTCAATCAGGGTCCCGTCTTTGTAGCCGGAGGCTGTCGTGCTGCCAGCGGTTATTATCGCCGTTCTTGTATCGGGGTCTTGCTTTGCTGAGTAGTCAAGGGTTTCATTGAGGCCAGAGGGGTTGTAAATAGAAAACCGGTTCGGAGTGGTTCTGGTGTCACCGGCTATATTTATCCTGACGAAGTTAGTTGTTTCACTGGCCTCAGCGATGGCGGAGTTGAGTGTATTGTTTTCTGTTATCTCATACCCGACAAAAAGGCTGCCACCACTGGAACTGAATACCTTTGTCGAGCCTGGGCTAGTTGACAGGCGGTCATTGGAGCCATCGAACAGAAGCCAGTGCAGCGTCCCGTTCGTCTTGTAGACCGGCGGGTTGGTGGCCTCAGTCATATGGTTGGCGTTGCCGCTTAGATCGTCCATGCGGCGAACAACCTGCCCATCGGCAGTCACAGGGGTTGTCGCTGCCGTGTCCTGCCAGAGCGTTGACAGGTCACTCGGGTCATACAGCCCCCCAAACTCACCGCCGCCAAAAAGGCTAACAGGATCAAAAGCCGGTGGGACAAAATCACCAGCACCCCTAAGAAGCCCACTCCTGTGAAGGAATATGCTCACGAGATACCCCCAACGATAACCCATTCATCAGTGGCCTTCTTGTGTGCAGAGACAGCCGTGTAGTTGCCTTCCACGTTCACAGAGCCAGCAGACGTACCATTGACTGTTACACCTGTGTCACCAGTTATGATCAACTTGTTAGCAGGGCTGGCCCCACCATTGTCCTCCAAGACAAAGTTAATGATCGTTCCCACGGGAAATGCGACAGAAGCATTGGTTGGGATGGTGCAAGTGATGTCAGCCAGCGGTGAGCCAGTAATACTGACATACTTGATCTGAGAAGCATCATCCAGTGCAAGGGTGAAGTTGGCTGTCTCATCCGTATGGCCTACGGTAGAACTGGAGCCAAGGTTGCTCTGCCTGATAACCTTAGTGACATAGGTTTCAGGAGATGTCCCTTGCGGCTCTGAAATCTCAAAGAGTTCATCGCCAGTCGGTGTAGTGACTTCAAGTGAAGGAGATTGACCCAGCAGGTCAGAGATTTTAACGCCCATATTAACCCTCGGTAATTCTGATTATACCATCTTCCGTCAGACGAACCTCTCCGTCCTCAGTGATACGCCAATCAACGTAAGGCACATCAACATAGGGGGAGGTCCAGCTATCGTATCCATCCCTGACAGCAGTTACTTGCAGCCTGATTGTGTCAGTGTCAGCAGGGATGCCACTTGTGTATGTCGCGGAAGACAGTGATTTCGGAGTAGAGACTGAACTTTCGGTGTTGTAAGGAGAACCACCAACCACACCGTCAATGATGGAATAGTAATCCAGACGGTAGGTTGTACCCGCTTCCTCGGTGATTGTAGCGTCATCATAGTCTACAATGTTGGAGGTAGTCTGGGTCAGTCGGTTCCTGCCAACCCAAGTGAGTTCGGACCCATCAAAGATAGTATCTGTTGGTTCATACAGAGTTTCCCACTTCAAGTCATTTGCGGGATAAGGTCTGATAGCCCGGTTGGCAAAGACGATATTCTCTGTGGTAGCACTTGCGAGGGCAAGCTGGTCCGTTCCAGTCCTGGTCCTGATCTTTACGTCAAGTTCTTCGCTGGCGTTGTACTCCTCTGTGCTGGACACAGCATAGTCCTGCCAGAAGATGATATACTCACCCGCTGCATGTTCAGTGGGAACAGTGTCCAGTGCCCCACGACCAATAGTGGCCCCAGACTCAGAGACACTATCCACACGGACAATCTCATCACCGATCTGTGCAAGTGTTCCAGCGACAACCTCAGACACCCTCCGTTGGGAACTGAAAGTCAAGGTTGTCTCGGTGGGATCTTTACCTACAGCAGCCGACAGGACCGCATATGGGGCAAAGTCAAGGAACTCCTGCTGTGTGTACTCGACAGGGCTTGTGGCCTTGTCATCCACATAGATACGGGCACCAGTGTGACCATTACCGGGGGAGCCAGCAGCCACTTGCAGGTAGCCAACAGTAGGGTCATCCGCCAACAGGCTGTCAGCCTCAGTGTCGCCAACCTGCCTGACAATCTCGTAGTAAGGTGTCTCCTGAACGATCCTTGCGGGGCTATCGAGAGCAGTCCTTCTGAGGGGATCAGTCGGTCTGGCATCTGGATCAATGACAGCAGTCTCCCCAAGGGAGAATACGTCCTGCACGAAGATAACAGTAACCTGGTTGTTCTCACCGTCACCAACATCAATGTCGAGAACCCGCATGACTTCACCGTTCAACCCATAGTCGGTTGAAGTGAAGGAAATAACATCGCCGGGGTTTAGTCGGGATGCCTTACGGGTCAGGACTGCGGTTCCCTTCCACTTGGGAACAGTCATGGACCTGACGTTGGAGTGAAGAACACGGCTGGCTAGGGATACCTTGTGTATCCAGGTGGCATCAATAGTGGTGGAGATAACCTTACCAACATCCCTGATAGATGCGGGGTTAGTCTCCGTCAGGGTGGCCTTCTTACGGCCCTTCCTGTCGGTATACTCAAGGGTGATGTAGTTGGGTATCTCATGACGACGTTCTTTCTGTATCTCCATAGAGATAATGTCATCGTCAGTGAAATACGTGATGTCACCAGAACCATAGTCATCCCTGATGAGACGCATATGGAACTTGCCATCAGACCTATCTACATAGACTTCAGCACCGATATGCTCCTGGACCCTGTTGATGAGTTGCAGGGGGTCACTCTCATCAGGCGACCACTCACCGGACAAACCAAAGAACTCAGAGAACAAGGTATCAGCAGCTTCAGTGAAACTGGTGTCGTCTACATCCGCTTCAGGAAAACCAAGCCCCCACCTGTCATTGGTGATAACCTCACGAATGATGTGGGCAGGGTTCATGTCGTAGATGATAGGGTCTGTTCTATCCCCAGTTGTAAACCGGAGTTGAATCCTTACATCTTTAATGAACGCTAGTTCACCGCCCGCAAACAGGATACGGAACCTTGGGTTTGCCAGAGAGGCATTTAGTGGTATCCAGTCCGAGTCATAGGTCGTCCAGTCATAGCCGTTTGAATTGACAGGTACGTTTATGAAGTTGGTTCTGGACCCACCAGACGTTTGCCAGTAGTCTATCTGCGCCCCAAACCCAGAGGATTGTTCTGTCTGCGCTAGGTCACAGACCATCCTGAACTCGAGGGCCTCGTAGGGTAGAGGAACGTAGTTCTGAGGCACGACACCAAAGACTGCTGTTCCACCCCCAAAGACCTGCTCAGGACGGATCATGAACCCATCTTCACCAGTATCCAAGGCAACGGTTTGACCATTTACAGTGATGTTCTGGGGAACAGTAAAGGACCGCTGGATGTCAGCGTCAAAACGGAACCACGTCAAGGGGGATGTATATTCACCATCAACCCCGCGCTCACCAAGGATTACGTTGTTACCTGCAACAGAGGGCTCCGTGGAGAACGGACCAATACCACTGTCGACAAACACAGTCCCAATGTCGTTGGGGATGCTGTCACTGATGATCTTAGATTTGTCGGTATACCACTGAACAGTTCCGTCAGACTGGTAATCAATGCGCTGAATAGTAACAGACCAAGGCTTCAGGTAGGGGTTGTTGCCCCAGTAGAAGTCCTTGAACACAAGGCTGGAGACACCCCTGTAGGCAGGGCTATTGGCATCCTGGTTGGCTACAAGGAAGGCATTAGGCGTCTGGGAGGGAAGTCCATCAAGAACGTCCACAGCACCAGAAACACCACCCTCACGGTCCTCACCACCGAAGAGTTCCGTTGCATCTACAGTGAAGGTAGTGACTACAGAATCGTTAATCCAAGCCTGACGGTCATCAACCCGAAGGTCAAATATCTTGTCAATGACGCCCTCACACATTACTGCATGGACATCAAGGAAGTGCTTGTAGCCAATAGTTTGTGAACTACTCTTTCCCATACTTCCTGTTCACTACCTTTATTGCTTCACTGTCGCCTGTGTCTAGCAGGGTCTGAGCGTCAATTCCGTTCTGGCAGAAGTCAACCCAATCCAGACCATAACGCTTGAACCAGAGTCGGGCACCTTTAGAACAGAGCCTCCCTTTGTCGTCGTATAAGTCTGATCGGTAGATTATCACTTCTTGCCACCTTTAGCCTTGATTGCCACTAGGTCCAGATCATCCCACCACACGACAGAACAATCCTTTCGCTCAACTGTCCCAAACACCACCTTTAGCGCCCTACCCTCAGAGGAATTAGGTATCTGCAAGTCCTCAAACTTGGTCCTCTGCGGGGCCTGAGGCTTGGGGCGTAGTAGGATGCTGATGAGAAGGGTAGCGGCATAGATAGCCAACTGGACCCATATGTTCATTAGACGATGCTCCTACCGTCAAATGCACCAATGTTGGGGAAGTATGGAAACCCACCAAAGTTGTCCAAGTTGCCAAAGGCAGCACAGGAGGTTTGGTTCAGCGTGCAACCAGGTGCTAGTGTGATGGCTTGGTTACCACCGGCGGTAATTGCATCCGCCAGAGCCTCGAAGGGTTCCAGAAGGGTCACTGTAGTCCCACTCACACTGTCGATGGTCCGGTTCTCACCATTGAAGGTAAGGATGCCAGAGTCGTAGGACAGGCTTGTTGGGGCTGCTGGTGTGGTAGTCAGAGTAACAGTGTTACCAGACGTTGCAGAGGCCGTGTAAGGGTCTTGGAAGTCCGCTAGTGTAAGACCACAACCATCACCGTAATGGACCCACCTACAGGTTCTCTGTGCCCGTGCGTGGAGGGTCTGACGGGTAAGGTCCGACATGATGCTGTTGCAGACAAAAACCTTATCGTCACCATTCCTGCGAACCTGCTGGACAATGCCTTTCCAGACGACAGCAAGTTCATCAGTCCCATCGGTCCTGTGGACACGAGAGATGGTAAGGGATACACGAGCAGAACCTTCAGCTTCCATCGTGGAGACTTGGGTATTAGTCCTTGCTACAGTAACCTCAAGTTCCTGACGCTCCAGGTTACGGCTGGTCTTGATGTTGCTGTGGTTAATCTCAGATGCAAGGTAGGTATTGCCACCATACACTTCGTCATTCTGAGAGGCTGCAAGGTAAACAGTGGACACACCATTACGAGCAAAGGTGTATAGGTATAGCGGTTGTCCGTCTGCTACGCTATCTTCTTGTGCATTGTAGGTCAATCGGGAACCTCAATCGTAGAGAGTGAATGAATTGAGTATCCGTTTAGTCGATGCTCAAATGTGATTGTGTCGGTGTTGGAACGAACCTTGTTGACAAAGCAGATGTAGAGAACATCAGCAGGGGCTACAGCGACGCCAAGGGCAGTGATCTGTATGTCCTTGGTGCCGGGGTCATCCCCATTGGTGACGCCTGTAATCTCACGGTAGATACGGGTTCCGTCCCTCAGGAACACCCCTATGTGCCTACCAATATACAGGGTTGTAGGATCACCAACTGTCGTCACGACAATAACCGGATCACCAGAGCCTGCTGACTCTACAAGGTCCAAGTCCCTCTTGAACGTGGGCAACCAGAAGGCTTTCTGCCTACCCTTGTGGGCATGGTAGAACTGCCTGCGGGTCCAGAGGGCGCTGCGGGTTCCATCGAAGAAGTTGATGTTGTTGGTCACTTCGTCATAGTCATACTCGTTAACTGCGACCACCTTGCCATAGGCATTACCGTAGAAAACCTGGGCCTTGCCTATGGAGTTGGGGTTCTCTTGTGCAAGGAAAGGAGTTGTCACAACCCGAAGGCTCTCGTAGGAGTCATAGACAGCAGAGGCAAGATCTGTCTGGTCAACAATCTCAAAGGAGATACCACCACGGGCCAGGTTCCGCTGGAACGGGCTGATAGTGGGCTGCGTCCTGTTGAAGCCAGTCCTGACAGGTGCACAGTAGGCATTGACAAGATCCGTGCCAACAGCACCACTCAGGGTGATGGACGAGGCCCCTACAGTGGTAATATCTACCAGTGCGTAAGTCTCGTCATCTTCCCATACGATAGCCTTACCCAAGGCCCTGTAATCCGCTATGGTAGTGTCCACAGAGATAGAGGTAGCGGCAGAGGCAATGTTACCCACCAGTTCAGCCTCATGCCACACAGGGACATACCACTCTCCACCAGCATTGGAACGCAGAAGTCCATCAGCCCTACCAATCTGATTGTCGTAGAGCAAATGTGAGTAGTCAAAGGACTGCACGGGGTTCTCCCTAAGCGCAATCCTCTGCTCCTTTGCACCAGCCCGAAGGACATCAGTGTTGAACACCAATGACTCTCGGACAGGTTCCTCTGGGAAGAAGGGCCAGACTTCAGGCAATTAAATATCCTCAGCCGTTAAAGGCGACACCAAGCTTCTTGAGACGCTTTACCTCAACCTGCTGGTATCTCGGGTCATTCTTGTACTTCTCTGCGTCACGCTCATCATCAACGATAACCACTGCGACACTGGTTCCCTGCTGCTGGTTTCCATTGGACTTGACGCCAAGTTTACCATCAGACCCACGAGTGAGGGGCATAATGGCTTCAGGCCCAGCCTCACCCATAAGACCCATGCCCTTAGCCATCGGGAACATAACGGGGCTACTCACTACACCACCATTAGCGAAGGGGATCACGTTACCGCCCATGAAAGCATTGCCATTGGCGTTCGGGGTGATACCAGGTATGGCAGTCGGGCCACCAAGACCAAAGGCACCCAACAGGGCATTGACAGCACGAGCAGCAATAGCCTCAGCCATCATCCTACGGATAGCATCAGCGAACTGGAGAACCATCCCTTGAACGCCACTCTCGAACGGGTCAAACAGGAAGTCAGCAAAGGCAGACTGTAGGCTCTTGGCACCTTCTGCAATCGTGGCGTCAAAGTCTTGCAGGCGTTCCAGTTCGGCACGATACTGCTGGATAGGTCCAGCGGTTGCCTTCTGGAATTGCTCTGTGACAAGGCCAAGTGCAGTGGAATACTCAGTCGCGTTGATCTTACCGGCGGCTAGGGCTTCACCAAGAAACTTCTCTTGTTCAAGATACTTTTGATTGGCCGCATAGAGGGGGTCAAGTGCCCCCATCAACCTCTCGTATTCCTCGCGAAGATCCTTTACCTTAGCCGCACTACCAGACCTACCCCTACGGGAAGGGGTGGTTTCGGGCTCATCTCCAGAGGGCACATACCCAAGTTGGGCAAGTAACTGGGCGTCTGCACTACCAGCTAGAGGTCCACCAGGACCGGCTTCACCACGACCACGAGTTCCACTAACTCGAATTGCGTTTGCTGTGCTTGCCTTGTTAACCTCATTGGCCGCTTGGATCGCGGTGTCAGTCAGGCTATTAAGCGCAGAGATGATGGAGTCAAACTTGATAGCGTCAATAGACTCCAGAGCCTCTGCAAGATCAAGTGCTGCCTTCTCTGTTTCCTCTAGAGTAGATGCTTCTTCAAACTGACGATACTTGGCAATCAGATCGACCAAAGTTTCAGAGTTGGTGTCCATCTGCTTTGCAAGGTCATCCAGAACCTGCCTAGCGATGTTTGCCGAATCTCTGGCGGCTACCCTAAGTTGGATGTAGGCTGCTTCAGAAGAATTACCGTATTCGAGGATGTTCTTCTCTGCAATCTCAATAATCTCAATCTGACGCTCAACATCTGCCACAAGACCACCGATTTCGCCAGCCAAGTTTTCTACGGAAGATCGGCGCGTAACTTCAACCTGCCTGGTTCCTTGACGCTGCTGAAGCCCGATAAGCCTCTCAAGTTCATCTGCGGTCCTACCATACTCCATACGCAAATCTTCAGCAGAGGACCTAGCAAGGTCATTGAACCCCCTGAGTCTGTCGGTGGACTCGCTCAGTTTGTCTACGCTTTTAGTGGCGTCATCTGCACCCATCCCCAGCGACAGGAAGGTATTCGCAAGCGCGGTTCCAATAGCAAGACCCGCACCCGCAACAGCACCCCAAGCACCAAAGATACCAAGAAGCTGGGAACCCTGCTGGCCCAAAGCCACTAGAGCATTGGTCCCACCCTGTATCTGAACTGCAAAGTCACCAACCTGGTAGCCTACCTGCTGTAGTCCAGCGGCACCAAACCTCTTGGTTTGAAGTGTGGCCCTATTAACACCCGTGACATATTGGTTCGTTACAGTGTTAAGGCGTTGGGTTTGGACTGCCTGCCTTTGGATACTGTTCGCGGCGGAAGATGCTGCGGCAGAATAACTTTGCGTGGAACGGGCAGCGGTTGCATAAGTTGACCCTGCACGGGAAAGCGTAGCCTGAAGCCGGGTTATACGGTCTTGTGCTGTCTTTACTTCCGTGCTATCAACTGTGATCTTTAGGTCAGCCATTTAGAACCCTTAAAAAGACCGTATCCAACTTTCGTATGGCTTCTATTTCCCATGCCGAGATTGGTGTTTCGGTCAATTCCTTCCACGCCTTGATCTGTTCGTATGTTATCGGGTTCGGTCCGTTCAGTCCTGCTGTTCGGGACTGGTTGAGCAAAATAAAAGCAGACCAGATGTGGGACACTTCGGAAGGGAACTCTGGTCCCATTAATTCCTTCGGCGTCTTTCTGGTCTGCTTTTCTACCTGCTCTAAATGTTCTCGTAAGGTAATACCGCTCTGATCGGGCTTGCTCAACTCGAACTCATGTTCGGCGTAAGACAATAGCCTGTCGATCAGACCTTCGTAAAAACCTGTGCGTTCGCAACAGCCTCCGCAATTTGGTCACGAAGCCAAGGAAGATCCGAAAGAACCTCTTTTGCAGCCTCCAGGCTCAACTTAGGCTTCTTACCACCGTAGGTAATGTCCCATGCGGCGATGGTCTTAGCCTCAAGTTCAAGAGCCTCACGGTCCAGTTTCTCTGCGTCAAGATCCACTTTGCCACGGTTCTTCTGGACTGCCTTCAGCCGGCGGTTCTGAACCTCGTAGCTGGCCTCCTTGAACTCCTTGGAGTGAGGCAGATAAACGGTGATGGTCATTTGAGTGCCATCGTCGTTCAGCAGATCCTCGTCCGTAATGGGGTGCTTGATAAGGACTTCTACAGTATCTTTCTCAGGCTTCAGTTTGGAAAGGTCAGTCATGTCGGGTATCCTATGAGAATTGTCGGGTGCTTTAAGAAATGGGCGGGAGCCACACCCGACAGTAACCCCCGCCCTACCTCACAAGGAGGGTTACGAGGTCCGTGTAATCTGGAGGTTGGTCCCAAGGGTCGAGTCAAAGAGGGCGACAAACGGGATCGTGATTACACGGGACTGTGGGTTCTCAAGCGGCACATCAGAGCCGTTGATCTTGATACGAGGGAATGTGAAGGTGTAGGGGCTAAGTCCGGTCGGATCGTTGACCGAGAACTCCAGTTCAGATTCCGTCTCGTTGAGGAAGCGGTTAGCTAGGCTGGCATCCTCGAAGTAAGCAGTGATAGTCCCTTCAACCTCAGCACGTCCATACTCAAGCTGCGGGGTGCTGTCGTCACCAATAACAAAGGTCGGGTTGAAAGAGTTGTTGATGGTGAAGTCAATCGAAGTGATACTGGTAACAGCGGAGTTGGTCGAGCCAGCATCCTGAAGGAACAGGTCGCCGCTGTAGGCATCAAACGGTTGAGTGGTCGTCAGGGTGTTGAGGGTCTTGCCAGTGCCACTGATCGTCAGATCCTTACCCACAATACCGAAGGTAGAAGTCACCATCTGGTTTGGTGCGACAGAGATGTTCAGGGTGCTAACGGTGCAGCCGGTGAACAGGCGATACTGGGCTACGTCATTGAAGGCATCTTCAATAGAGAAGAACTTCGGGGTAGTCCCAACACCAATAGTGTCGTCAGATGCCCAGTCAGAAAGCATAGCGGCGGCAATGAAGTCATCCCAAGCGCCTTGGCGAAGGTCACCTACAATGTCACCACCAATCTGGCGGTTGCCGTGACGATCCACACGAGGGATACGGTCAGGGCGGATTTCATTACCAGCAACCCGGTCTTTGGTCAGGTTGATACTGTGGGTATTGATGGGGAGGGGCGTAAAGTTGCCAGCCGGAGTAGTGCCGAAAGTCACCTCAGTGATGTAGGACAGGCCGGAACGGGAACCCTGTGCAAAAGCCATTTAGTTCTCCTATTGCGAGTAGATATACCAGCCGATGTTAACAGGAACGTAATACCAGTTAGGAATTGCGATCCCGTTTTCCCGTTCGGCGTAGTCAACGGATACGATGATTGTTTCTGCG is a window encoding:
- a CDS encoding lysozyme, whose translation is MIINQATVDLVKRFEGLRLEAYQDSVGVWTIGYGTTAMAGLGITPRAGMTITEAQAEEYLRLGLEKFADEIRPHIHAPINENQFGAFVSLSYNIGSPAFIQSSALRFFNAGETDKAGEAMLWWNKAKGKTLRGLVLRREAELELFRTPVVEPEKDSKSIWELIVNFLVTVLNGGRSGKT
- a CDS encoding phage tail protein, yielding MGKSSSQTIGYKHFLDVHAVMCEGVIDKIFDLRVDDRQAWINDSVVTTFTVDATELFGGEDREGGVSGAVDVLDGLPSQTPNAFLVANQDANSPAYRGVSSLVFKDFYWGNNPYLKPWSVTIQRIDYQSDGTVQWYTDKSKIISDSIPNDIGTVFVDSGIGPFSTEPSVAGNNVILGERGVDGEYTSPLTWFRFDADIQRSFTVPQNITVNGQTVALDTGEDGFMIRPEQVFGGGTAVFGVVPQNYVPLPYEALEFRMVCDLAQTEQSSGFGAQIDYWQTSGGSRTNFINVPVNSNGYDWTTYDSDWIPLNASLANPRFRILFAGGELAFIKDVRIQLRFTTGDRTDPIIYDMNPAHIIREVITNDRWGLGFPEADVDDTSFTEAADTLFSEFFGLSGEWSPDESDPLQLINRVQEHIGAEVYVDRSDGKFHMRLIRDDYGSGDITYFTDDDIISMEIQKERRHEIPNYITLEYTDRKGRKKATLTETNPASIRDVGKVISTTIDATWIHKVSLASRVLHSNVRSMTVPKWKGTAVLTRKASRLNPGDVISFTSTDYGLNGEVMRVLDIDVGDGENNQVTVIFVQDVFSLGETAVIDPDARPTDPLRRTALDSPARIVQETPYYEIVRQVGDTEADSLLADDPTVGYLQVAAGSPGNGHTGARIYVDDKATSPVEYTQQEFLDFAPYAVLSAAVGKDPTETTLTFSSQRRVSEVVAGTLAQIGDEIVRVDSVSESGATIGRGALDTVPTEHAAGEYIIFWQDYAVSSTEEYNASEELDVKIRTRTGTDQLALASATTENIVFANRAIRPYPANDLKWETLYEPTDTIFDGSELTWVGRNRLTQTTSNIVDYDDATITEEAGTTYRLDYYSIIDGVVGGSPYNTESSVSTPKSLSSATYTSGIPADTDTIRLQVTAVRDGYDSWTSPYVDVPYVDWRITEDGEVRLTEDGIIRITEG
- a CDS encoding phage BR0599 family protein, whose protein sequence is MTYNAQEDSVADGQPLYLYTFARNGVSTVYLAASQNDEVYGGNTYLASEINHSNIKTSRNLERQELEVTVARTNTQVSTMEAEGSARVSLTISRVHRTDGTDELAVVWKGIVQQVRRNGDDKVFVCNSIMSDLTRQTLHARAQRTCRWVHYGDGCGLTLADFQDPYTASATSGNTVTLTTTPAAPTSLSYDSGILTFNGENRTIDSVSGTTVTLLEPFEALADAITAGGNQAITLAPGCTLNQTSCAAFGNLDNFGGFPYFPNIGAFDGRSIV
- a CDS encoding phage tail tube protein; its protein translation is MAFAQGSRSGLSYITEVTFGTTPAGNFTPLPINTHSINLTKDRVAGNEIRPDRIPRVDRHGNRQIGGDIVGDLRQGAWDDFIAAAMLSDWASDDTIGVGTTPKFFSIEDAFNDVAQYRLFTGCTVSTLNISVAPNQMVTSTFGIVGKDLTISGTGKTLNTLTTTQPFDAYSGDLFLQDAGSTNSAVTSITSIDFTINNSFNPTFVIGDDSTPQLEYGRAEVEGTITAYFEDASLANRFLNETESELEFSVNDPTGLSPYTFTFPRIKINGSDVPLENPQSRVITIPFVALFDSTLGTNLQITRTS